The Medicago truncatula cultivar Jemalong A17 chromosome 4, MtrunA17r5.0-ANR, whole genome shotgun sequence genome includes a region encoding these proteins:
- the LOC11439135 gene encoding LRR receptor-like serine/threonine-protein kinase FEI 1, with product MKITIVACTFLLVFTTLFNSSSLALTQDGQTLLEIKSTLNDTKNVLSNWQEFDASHCAWTGISCHPGDEQRVRSINLPYMQLGGIISPSIGKLSRLQRLAFHQNGLHGIIPTEITNCTELRALYLRANYFQGGIPSGIGNLSFLNILDVSSNSLKGAIPSSIGRLSHLQVLNLSTNFFSGEIPDIGVLSTFQKNSFIGNLDLCGRQIEKPCRTSLGFPVVIPHAESDEAAVPPKKSSQSHYLKAVLIGAVATLGLALIITLSLLWVRLSSKKERAVRKYTEVKKQVDPSASAKLITFHGDMPYTSSEIIEKLESLDEEDIVGSGGFGTVYRMVMNDCGTFAVKRIDRSREGSDQVFERELEILGSIKHINLVNLRGYCRLPTSRLLIYDYVALGSLDDLLHENTERQPLNWNDRLKITLGSARGLAYLHHECCPKIVHRDIKSSNILLNENMEPHISDFGLAKLLVDEDAHVTTVVAGTFGYLAPEYLQSGRATEKSDVYSFGVLLLELVTGKRPTDPSFVKRGLNVVGWMNTLLKENRLEDVVDRKCSDVNAETLEVILELAARCTDSNADDRPSMNQVLQLLEQEVMSPCPSEFYESHSDH from the exons ATGAAAATCACCATTGTTGCTTGTACTTTCTTACTGGTTTTCACAACACTTTTCAACTCTTCTTCTCTTGCTCTAACTCAAGATG GTCAAACATTGTTGGAGATCAAAAGTACTTTGAATGATACCAAAAATGTTCTTAGCAACTGGCAAGAGTTTGATGCTTCTCATTGTGCATGGACTGGAATCTCATGTCATCCTGGTGATGAACAAAGAGTTCGCTCAAT TAATCTACCATATATGCAGCTTGGAGGGATAATATCTCCCAGCATTGGTAAACTAAGTAGACTTCAGAGATT GGCATTTCATCAGAATGGCTTGCATGGAATCATTCCTACTGAAATTACCAATTGTACTGAGCTTAGAGCCCT GTACTTGAGGGCTAATTATTTTCAAGGAGGCATACCATCAGGCATTGGAaatctttcatttttaaatatact GGATGTATCAAGCAATTCATTAAAAGGAGCTATACCTTCCTCTATTGGCCGTCTCTCACATTTGCAAGTTCT GAACCTGTCAACCAATTTCTTTTCTGGTGAAATACCTGATATTGGAGTCCTGAGCACCTTCCAAAAGAACTC GTTTATTGGCAATTTAGATCTTTGTGGAAGGCAAATTGAAAAGCCATGTCGAACATCACTCGGTTTCCCTGTGGTGATACCACACGCCGAAAGTGATGAAGCTGCAG TCCCTCCAAAAAAATCTTCACAATCACATTACTTGAAGGCTGTGCTAATTGGGGCAGTGGCAACTTTGGGCCTTGCACTTATCATAACCCTTTCATTACTCTGGGTTCGTTTGTCGTCAAAGAAGGAAAGAGCTGTTAGGAAATACACAGAAGTCAAGAAGCAAGTTGATCCATCAGCAA GTGCTAAACTTATTACCTTCCATGGCGATATGCCATACACGTCATCTGAAATCATTGAAAAGCTGGAGTCTCTTGACGAAGAGGATATAGTTGGGTCAGGTGGATTTGGTACTGTTTACCGAATGGTGATGAATGATTGTGGTACATTTGCTGTTAAGCGAATTGACCGAAGCCGCGAAGGATCTGATCAAGTGTTTGAAAGGGAACTTGAGATTTTGGGGAGCATCAAGCAcataaatttagtaaacttaCGCGGTTACTGCAGGCTTCCTACTTCAAGGCTCCTTATCTATGATTATGTGGCCTTAGGAAGCTTAGATGATCTCTTGCATG AAAATACTGAGCGACAACCCTTGAATTGGAACGATCGGCTAAAGATAACCCTCGGTTCTGCCCGGGGTTTGGCATACTTACACCATGAGTGCTGCCCAAAAATCGTGCATCGTGACATAAAATCTAGCAACATCCTTCTTAATGAAAATATGGAGCCTCACATCTCTGATTTTGGTCTTGCAAAGCTCTTGGTTGATGAAGATGCACATGTTACCACTGTGGTTGCTGGTACATTTGGCTATTTGGCACCAG AGTATCTACAAAGTGGGAGAGCCACTGAGAAGTCAGATGTATATAGCTTTGGAGTTCTATTACTCGAACTTGTAACCGGGAAAAGGCCTACAGATCCTTCCTTTGTAAAGAGAGGTTTAAATGTTGTTGGTTGG ATGAACACATTGTTGAAAGAAAACAGATTGGAAGACGTCGTAGACAGAAAGTGCAGTGACGTAAATGCTGAAACTCTTGAAGTAATTTTAGAGCTAGCGGCAAGATGTACCGATTCAAATGCAGATGATCGACCTTCGATGAATCAAGTATTGCAGTTGCTGGAGCAAGAGGTCATGTCGCCTTGTCCAAGTGAATTTTACGAGTCCCATTCAGATCACTGA
- the LOC11439136 gene encoding uncharacterized protein, whose amino-acid sequence MSSAIFCGGSTKSMVPLSLSLQPSFKSFTPKKKNKRLVLDYLGLKGRRNLLIKASSDVASPSIWENLKPPKSSSTHSLSDILWPSAGAFAAMAILGKLDQLLTPKGLSITVAPLGAVSALLFASPSAPSARKYSMFMAQIGCAAIGVLAFAIFGPGLLAKSASVAACIAYMIYTDSVHPPAVSMPLLFIDAIKFQQLSFWYVLYPGVAGCILLCLIQEVVLYMKQNFKF is encoded by the exons ATGTCTTCTGCAATTTTTTGCGGTGGTAGTACCAAATCTATGGTaccattatcattatcattacaACCATCTTTTAAGAGCTTTACAccgaagaagaagaataagagaTTGGTTTTAGATTATTTGGGTTTGAAAGGAAGAAGGAATTTGTTAATTAAGGCATCAAGCGACGTAGCTTCACCCTCCATCTGGGAGAACTTGAAACCTCCCAAATCATCTTCCACTCATTCCTTAAGTGACATTCTCTGGCCTTCTGCAg GGGCATTTGCAGCAATGGCCATATTGGGAAAGCTGGATCAGTTATTGACACCAAAAGGACTCTCAATCACAGTTGCACCATTAGGAGCAGTGTCTGCTCTCTTGTTTGCCTCACCCTCAGCCCCTTCAGCCCGG AAGTACAGTATGTTTATGGCCCAAATAGGTTGTGCAGCCATTGGTGTTTTGGCATTTGCAATATTTGGACCTGGATTGCTAGCCAAGAGTGCTAGTGTTGCTGCTTGTATTGCTTACATGATTTACACTGACTCTGTTCACCCCCCAG CCGTAAGCATGCCATTGCTTTTCATTGATGCTATTAAGTTTCAACAGTTGAGTTTCTGGTATGTTTTGTATCCCGGGGTTGCAGGATGCATTCTACTTTGCTTGATT CAAGAGGTGGTTCTATACATGAAGcaaaatttcaaattctga